One Leptolyngbyaceae cyanobacterium genomic window carries:
- a CDS encoding Uma2 family endonuclease produces the protein MVQFNPEIRLPTGSELPNSDDTPVDNENQNFIPNLLLFLLKFYWNQRNDWFFGVDMAVYHTTGVSHLVPVVPDGFLSLGVERFKGDTLRLSYVVWEENNIPPIFALEIVSQTYGGEYDKKMDIYAKLGVLYYVVYNPYYWRRDQHQPFEVYQLINGEYEQQIGEPFWMPEIGLGIGRGRYNDGDSQLEVLYWFDERGNRYLTAEEKSRQAEELLARYRERFGELPE, from the coding sequence ATGGTACAGTTTAATCCAGAAATTCGCTTACCAACTGGTTCTGAACTGCCTAATTCCGACGATACACCTGTGGATAACGAAAATCAAAACTTTATTCCCAATTTACTTTTATTCTTGCTCAAATTCTACTGGAATCAACGCAATGATTGGTTCTTTGGCGTGGATATGGCAGTTTATCACACGACGGGAGTTAGTCATCTCGTACCTGTTGTTCCCGATGGCTTTTTAAGTTTAGGAGTAGAACGGTTTAAAGGTGATACTCTGCGCCTAAGTTATGTAGTTTGGGAAGAAAATAATATTCCCCCGATTTTCGCCCTTGAAATAGTCTCGCAAACTTACGGCGGCGAATACGATAAAAAGATGGATATTTATGCCAAATTAGGAGTATTGTATTATGTGGTTTACAACCCTTACTATTGGCGGCGCGACCAACATCAACCTTTTGAAGTTTATCAATTAATTAATGGTGAGTATGAACAGCAAATTGGTGAACCTTTTTGGATGCCGGAAATTGGTTTAGGAATTGGTAGAGGTCGATATAATGATGGGGATTCTCAACTTGAGGTACTCTATTGGTTTGATGAGCGAGGTAATCGCTATCTGACAGCAGAAGAAAAGTCAAGGCAAGCAGAAGAATTATTAGCTCGATATCGAGAAAGATTTGGTGAATTGCCAGAATAA
- a CDS encoding Rpn family recombination-promoting nuclease/putative transposase has protein sequence MQFINPKTDYAFKKIFGSDESQDILISFLNAILYQGQPVIVSLEIIDPYAPGRISALKNTYFDVKAKLSTGQNVLIEMQAFNVPAFTKRIVYNAAKTYANQLRIGDEYPRVRPLISVAILDFNLFEFSATVISQFIFKERQQLFDYPEYPIELVFVELPKFQKTLEELESVTDKWLYFLRKAPDLEVVPDKMATVPEIDKAFAIANRINLSVEELDDLERREQFMAEQIGSIEFSRAEGIQIGQLTIVQRLLSRRFGEIPAEIMNRLEQLSSDDLMALGDAIFDFASLADLEVWLERR, from the coding sequence ATGCAATTTATTAATCCCAAAACAGATTACGCCTTCAAAAAGATTTTTGGATCTGATGAAAGTCAAGATATTCTCATCAGTTTTCTCAATGCAATTCTTTATCAAGGTCAGCCTGTCATTGTCAGCTTAGAAATTATTGACCCCTACGCTCCTGGTCGTATTTCGGCTTTGAAAAATACTTACTTCGATGTGAAAGCTAAATTAAGTACCGGGCAAAATGTCTTGATTGAAATGCAAGCTTTCAACGTGCCTGCCTTTACTAAACGAATTGTTTATAATGCCGCTAAAACTTATGCCAATCAATTGAGAATTGGAGATGAATATCCCAGAGTTAGACCTTTAATTTCTGTAGCTATTCTCGATTTTAATCTGTTTGAATTTTCGGCGACGGTGATTTCCCAATTTATTTTTAAAGAAAGGCAGCAGTTATTTGATTATCCAGAATATCCGATTGAGTTGGTGTTTGTGGAGTTGCCGAAATTTCAGAAAACTTTAGAAGAATTAGAAAGTGTAACGGATAAATGGCTATATTTTTTGCGAAAAGCACCGGATTTGGAAGTAGTGCCAGACAAGATGGCTACTGTGCCAGAAATTGATAAAGCATTTGCGATCGCAAATCGGATCAATTTAAGCGTAGAAGAGTTAGACGATTTGGAAAGGCGCGAACAATTTATGGCGGAACAAATAGGCTCGATCGAATTTAGTCGTGCTGAAGGAATACAAATCGGTCAACTAACAATAGTGCAGCGACTATTAAGCCGACGATTTGGCGAAATTCCAGCGGAAATAATGAATCGTTTGGAACAGTTATCATCAGATGATTTAATGGCTTTAGGTGATGCTATTTTCGACTTTGCTAGTTTAGCTGATTTAGAGGTTTGGTTAGAGCGTAGGTAA
- a CDS encoding response regulator, with protein MKILLVDDDPLLAEATAKLIQCLGGHDVSITDEPVEVFQKCESGNIDLVIMDINLPGAKWKGQLVSGADLSRLLKTQTTTANLPIVLVTAYAMLNEQQEFMKISLADGLFAKPITDFNLFLDFLLQCHHNKQA; from the coding sequence TTGAAAATTCTTCTAGTAGATGACGATCCCCTTCTAGCCGAAGCAACTGCCAAGCTGATCCAGTGCCTTGGCGGTCACGACGTTTCTATTACTGATGAACCAGTCGAAGTTTTTCAAAAATGCGAATCCGGAAATATAGACTTAGTAATTATGGATATCAATCTGCCCGGTGCAAAGTGGAAAGGTCAGTTAGTTAGCGGTGCAGATTTATCTCGATTATTGAAAACCCAAACTACAACCGCCAATCTTCCCATCGTTTTAGTTACGGCTTATGCTATGTTAAACGAACAACAAGAATTTATGAAAATATCCTTAGCAGATGGATTATTTGCCAAACCAATTACAGATTTTAACTTATTTTTGGATTTTTTGCTCCAATGCCACCATAATAAACAAGCATAA
- a CDS encoding DMT family transporter, whose amino-acid sequence MLRWQRDGTAVVSAILYAAYILVVKQLRKAVKTTTVLFWISALGSLVTLPIVLLTEDRLFPISFNGWLIAIALALICQALGQGLIAYSLNNLSGGLVALSHLSEPILTGLLAWLIFAERLDWFSGTAFIMIMLGLYLAVFSSSAVN is encoded by the coding sequence ATATTAAGGTGGCAAAGAGACGGTACGGCAGTAGTTTCTGCGATTCTTTATGCTGCCTATATTTTAGTGGTCAAACAATTACGAAAAGCCGTAAAAACAACCACTGTACTTTTTTGGATTTCTGCGCTGGGAAGCTTAGTTACCTTACCTATTGTTCTGTTGACGGAAGATCGCCTTTTTCCCATTTCTTTTAACGGTTGGCTGATTGCGATCGCGCTAGCTTTAATCTGTCAAGCTTTAGGACAAGGATTAATTGCATATAGCCTCAATAACTTATCTGGCGGATTAGTTGCACTGTCTCATTTATCAGAACCAATTTTAACAGGATTGTTAGCATGGCTGATTTTTGCAGAGCGGTTAGATTGGTTTTCAGGAACGGCTTTTATAATGATTATGCTAGGCTTGTATTTAGCTGTTTTCAGTTCTTCTGCTGTTAATTAA
- a CDS encoding GAF domain-containing protein has protein sequence MSSPKKPKDVAEILSYGGLLHRITNRIRQSLELEEILSATVAEMRLFLQTDRVKVYRFHPDGSGQVIAESVANNRLPSLKGLNFPADDIPPSAREMFIKAQQRSIVDVAAQKILLSRSDRPLSTAHLTIEDLYRQPIEDILQRAVDPCHVDYLTGMGVQSSLVVPIFHQGNLWGLLVSHHSLPQAFSIEDLQLVQIIADQLSIAIAQSELLSQTREQVRRESIINQITTLLHSPRNIEEILQLAIERAVRAVHSSGGRLYLTCIGKNSPALYTCGIQPTLLNNREQNLLEDHPFWQKLIHHQNQPFPSTNFRNVHTVSDIYQEPQLESLIWAFQSTPIRGILVMPLQYSQQSLGYLTIFRNANDIETKWAGYWDKDERQQRPRESFQMWRELKRNQPPEWSREDTELIQSLAIHLAMGLMQNQLYQLEMNNLELSAARAVAEEANRLKSNFLASTSHELRTPLASTLNYLKLLKEGFYSNEEELKKYINVAHQSAENLVAIVNDVLDIAKIEAGGVTLNLQPVNLTPVLEQLRDLFILESQRKGVELIVECEVDSVYADKGKFRQILTNLLSNSLKFTANGSVCIKAIAQLDRPMVEIAVTDTGIGIDMKQKEILFEPFVQEDGSIKRHYGGTGLGLAICKRLVELMGGSIHLHSAGRNQGTTVTFTLPSTEAVKVEENSQK, from the coding sequence ATGAGTAGCCCGAAAAAGCCAAAAGATGTAGCAGAAATTCTTAGTTACGGAGGATTGCTGCATAGGATAACTAATCGGATTCGGCAGTCGCTAGAACTAGAGGAAATTTTGTCAGCGACTGTGGCAGAAATGCGTTTATTTTTACAAACAGACCGAGTGAAAGTTTATCGTTTTCATCCTGATGGTAGCGGACAGGTAATTGCTGAATCTGTGGCGAACAATCGCCTACCGTCTTTAAAAGGACTGAATTTTCCGGCTGACGATATTCCCCCATCTGCACGGGAGATGTTTATTAAAGCACAACAAAGATCGATCGTAGATGTAGCTGCACAGAAAATTTTACTGAGTCGTAGCGATCGCCCGCTCAGCACCGCCCATCTTACCATTGAAGACCTGTATCGACAGCCAATAGAAGATATTCTTCAGCGTGCGGTAGACCCTTGTCATGTGGATTATCTCACTGGGATGGGGGTGCAGTCCTCTTTAGTAGTACCGATTTTTCACCAAGGAAATTTGTGGGGATTACTGGTATCTCACCATTCCTTACCCCAAGCTTTTAGCATAGAAGATTTGCAGTTAGTGCAAATTATTGCAGATCAGCTATCAATTGCGATCGCGCAATCCGAACTCCTCAGTCAAACTCGCGAACAAGTCCGTCGAGAATCCATCATCAATCAAATCACCACCCTACTGCACTCACCCCGCAACATCGAAGAAATTTTGCAACTTGCGATCGAAAGAGCCGTCAGAGCAGTACATAGTTCTGGTGGCAGACTATATCTTACTTGTATAGGCAAAAACTCACCCGCTCTCTACACCTGCGGTATTCAGCCAACATTATTAAATAATCGAGAACAAAACTTACTAGAAGATCATCCTTTCTGGCAAAAATTAATCCACCACCAAAACCAGCCTTTCCCATCAACTAATTTTCGCAACGTACACACTGTTAGTGACATTTACCAAGAACCACAGCTAGAATCTTTGATTTGGGCTTTTCAATCAACCCCTATTCGAGGCATATTAGTCATGCCTCTCCAATACAGCCAGCAATCCCTTGGTTATTTAACTATCTTCCGAAATGCTAACGATATTGAAACCAAATGGGCAGGATATTGGGATAAAGACGAACGCCAACAGCGACCTCGCGAATCCTTCCAAATGTGGCGAGAATTGAAACGTAACCAACCTCCCGAATGGTCGCGCGAAGACACCGAATTAATTCAATCACTGGCAATTCATTTAGCTATGGGTTTAATGCAAAATCAGCTTTACCAACTCGAAATGAATAACCTGGAATTAAGTGCTGCCCGTGCAGTTGCCGAAGAAGCCAATCGCTTGAAATCAAACTTTCTAGCCTCCACCAGCCATGAATTGCGAACTCCACTAGCCTCTACATTAAATTATTTAAAACTGCTCAAAGAAGGTTTTTACAGCAATGAAGAAGAATTAAAAAAATATATCAATGTCGCACATCAATCCGCTGAAAATTTAGTTGCGATCGTCAACGACGTACTAGACATTGCTAAAATTGAAGCAGGTGGAGTAACCCTGAATTTGCAGCCAGTTAATCTTACCCCCGTTCTCGAACAACTAAGAGACTTATTTATTCTGGAAAGCCAGCGTAAAGGAGTAGAGTTAATTGTTGAATGCGAAGTTGATTCGGTTTACGCAGATAAAGGCAAGTTCAGACAAATTCTCACTAATTTGCTGTCTAATTCCTTAAAATTTACCGCCAACGGATCGGTTTGCATCAAAGCGATCGCGCAACTAGATCGGCCTATGGTTGAAATTGCCGTAACTGACACTGGTATTGGCATTGATATGAAGCAAAAGGAAATTTTGTTTGAACCTTTCGTGCAAGAAGATGGCTCGATTAAAAGGCATTACGGCGGCACGGGTCTTGGTTTAGCTATTTGCAAACGTTTGGTAGAACTCATGGGGGGTTCTATCCATTTACATAGTGCAGGCAGAAATCAAGGCACAACAGTAACTTTCACTCTCCCTTCTACAGAAGCCGTCAAAGTTGAAGAAAATTCTCAAAAATAG
- the dusB gene encoding tRNA dihydrouridine synthase DusB produces MVFLSPFLQQRLSTPLFIGNFEVKSRVLQSPLSGVTDLVFRRLVRRYAPESMMYTEMVNATGLHYVKQLPKIMEVDPNERPISIQLFDCRPDFLAEAAVKAVEEGADTVDINMGCPVNKITKNGGGSSLLRQPEVAEAIVREVTKAVEVPVTVKTRIGWSDKEINILDFAKRMEDAGAKMITVHGRTRAQGYNGNAKWEWIRKVKEILSIPVIANGDIFSVEAAVRCLEETGADGVMCSRGTLGYPFLVGEIDYFLKTGTEKPIPSPIERLECARDHLQALWEYKGERGIRQARKHMTWYAKGFPGAAELRGQLAVVENLVQGLEIINGAIARLAAIDDADISWQAEDFQPEMAAF; encoded by the coding sequence ATGGTCTTTCTATCTCCTTTTCTTCAACAAAGACTTTCCACTCCGCTTTTCATCGGCAACTTTGAAGTGAAAAGTCGGGTGCTACAATCTCCCCTTTCAGGCGTCACCGACTTGGTGTTCCGTCGTCTGGTGCGTCGCTATGCGCCAGAATCGATGATGTATACCGAAATGGTAAACGCAACGGGACTGCACTACGTCAAACAGTTGCCCAAAATCATGGAGGTAGACCCCAATGAAAGACCGATTAGCATTCAACTATTTGATTGTCGTCCGGATTTTTTAGCGGAAGCTGCCGTGAAAGCAGTGGAAGAAGGGGCTGATACTGTTGATATTAATATGGGTTGCCCCGTTAATAAAATTACTAAAAATGGTGGCGGTTCTTCTTTATTGCGACAACCGGAAGTAGCAGAAGCAATCGTGCGAGAAGTCACCAAAGCTGTGGAGGTTCCCGTAACGGTAAAAACTCGCATCGGTTGGTCGGATAAAGAAATCAATATTCTCGATTTTGCGAAGAGAATGGAAGATGCTGGCGCGAAAATGATCACCGTTCACGGTCGCACTCGCGCTCAAGGTTATAATGGCAATGCCAAATGGGAATGGATTCGCAAAGTTAAGGAAATTTTGTCGATTCCCGTGATTGCTAATGGGGATATTTTTTCTGTAGAAGCTGCTGTTCGTTGCTTGGAAGAAACTGGTGCTGATGGGGTGATGTGTTCTAGAGGAACGCTCGGTTATCCTTTCTTAGTGGGAGAAATTGACTATTTCTTGAAAACGGGGACGGAAAAACCAATTCCCTCTCCCATCGAACGTTTAGAATGCGCTAGAGATCATTTACAAGCTCTCTGGGAATATAAGGGAGAAAGGGGTATTCGGCAAGCACGCAAACACATGACTTGGTATGCGAAAGGTTTTCCCGGCGCAGCAGAATTACGCGGTCAATTAGCTGTAGTAGAAAACCTCGTCCAAGGTTTAGAAATCATTAATGGTGCTATTGCACGTCTTGCTGCTATTGATGATGCCGATATTAGCTGGCAAGCAGAAGATTTTCAACCTGAGATGGCAGCGTTTTAA